From the genome of Rhizobium binae, one region includes:
- a CDS encoding heparan-alpha-glucosaminide N-acetyltransferase, with the protein MTMPAMQVDAAARPPRIGLLDMARGVALIAMASYHFSWDMEFMGYLAPGTAETGWLKIYARAIATTFLFIVGVSLVLSSTPAIRWPSFWKRFGMIAAAAAAISIATRIAMPDGWIYFGILHCIAVLTLIGIVFIRLPLAVTLVVALALLGAWIIDNFGPPGLLRSSFFDSRYLAWIGLAAMPERSNDYVPLFPWATPFFAGLSFASIAVRTRLPQRLAALGTGSWWPARLGRHSLVFYLIHQPVLIAIAYGLSLLVPPPTQDPAETYLRQCNSTCVMQQGEALCRSFCQCTLAKLQAQNLLIPLQANEIDVQKDERVQTLVTECSAEAE; encoded by the coding sequence ATGACAATGCCGGCAATGCAGGTCGATGCGGCAGCGAGACCCCCGCGCATCGGTCTATTGGATATGGCCCGCGGCGTCGCGCTGATCGCCATGGCGAGCTACCATTTCAGTTGGGACATGGAGTTCATGGGATATCTCGCGCCGGGTACGGCCGAGACCGGCTGGCTGAAGATCTATGCCCGGGCAATTGCCACGACCTTTCTCTTCATCGTTGGGGTCAGCCTGGTGCTCTCCAGCACGCCGGCGATTCGCTGGCCGTCCTTCTGGAAGCGTTTCGGCATGATTGCCGCGGCGGCCGCGGCCATTTCGATCGCCACCCGCATCGCCATGCCGGACGGGTGGATCTATTTCGGCATCCTGCATTGCATTGCGGTGCTCACGCTCATCGGCATCGTTTTCATCCGGCTGCCGCTCGCCGTCACGCTCGTCGTCGCGCTGGCGCTGCTGGGCGCCTGGATCATCGATAATTTCGGCCCGCCGGGCCTCCTGCGCTCGTCCTTTTTCGATTCGAGATATCTTGCCTGGATCGGCCTTGCCGCCATGCCGGAAAGGTCGAACGACTACGTGCCGCTGTTTCCCTGGGCAACGCCGTTCTTTGCCGGACTGAGCTTCGCCTCGATCGCCGTCAGAACCAGGCTGCCGCAGCGGCTTGCCGCCCTTGGCACCGGCTCCTGGTGGCCGGCGCGACTTGGCCGCCACAGCCTGGTCTTCTACCTCATCCACCAGCCTGTGCTGATCGCGATCGCCTATGGGCTGTCTCTTCTCGTCCCGCCGCCGACGCAGGATCCGGCGGAAACCTACCTAAGGCAATGCAACTCCACTTGCGTCATGCAGCAAGGCGAAGCGCTCTGCCGCAGTTTCTGCCAATGTACGCTCGCAAAATTGCAGGCCCAAAACCTGTTGATCCCGCTGCAGGCAAACGAGATCGACGTTCAGAAGGATGAACGGGTCCAGACGCTCGTCACCGAATGCAGCGCCGAGGCCGAATAA
- a CDS encoding MerR family transcriptional regulator gives MPVNKYYSITELTREFGVSTRTLRFYEDEGLIHPERRGRTRLFRPADRRLIGEILRGRRIGFTIAEIREIIQVYKEPPGELGQLKLLMKRVDEKREDLRQKRKDIDDTLTELDNIEEACLGRLAEIGVTT, from the coding sequence ATGCCGGTGAACAAATACTACAGCATAACGGAGCTCACGCGCGAATTCGGTGTCTCGACGCGCACGCTCCGATTCTACGAAGACGAAGGACTGATCCATCCGGAGCGGCGCGGGCGCACCCGTCTCTTCCGGCCGGCCGACCGACGGCTGATCGGCGAAATCCTGCGCGGGCGGCGGATCGGTTTCACCATCGCGGAGATTCGCGAGATCATCCAGGTCTACAAGGAGCCACCGGGCGAACTCGGCCAGCTGAAGCTTCTGATGAAGCGCGTCGACGAGAAGCGTGAGGACCTGCGCCAGAAGCGCAAGGATATAGACGACACGCTGACCGAACTCGACAACATTGAAGAGGCCTGCCTCGGCCGCCTCGCCGAAATCGGCGTCACTACCTGA
- the lipB gene encoding lipoyl(octanoyl) transferase LipB, translating to MAMLRTDLEFSMLPKLDSRPVRWRIADGLVAYEEAVEAMEREVAAIAEGGDELVWLVEHPPLYTAGTSANASDLVQPDRFPVFATGRGGEYTYHGPGQRVAYVMLDLKRRRQDVRAFVAALEEVVIRTLDMMNVRGERREDRVGVWVRRPEKPPLPNGAMAEDKIAALGIRLRKWVTFHGLSLNVDPDLEHFGGIVPCGISAYGVTSLVDLGLPVMMADVDIRLRAAFETVFGETVNEP from the coding sequence ATGGCCATGCTTCGCACCGATCTCGAATTCTCCATGCTACCCAAACTCGATAGCCGCCCGGTGCGCTGGCGCATCGCCGATGGGCTCGTCGCCTATGAGGAAGCGGTAGAAGCGATGGAGCGGGAGGTAGCGGCGATCGCAGAGGGCGGCGACGAGCTTGTCTGGCTGGTCGAGCATCCGCCGCTCTATACCGCTGGCACCAGCGCCAATGCGAGCGACCTCGTCCAACCGGATCGGTTCCCGGTCTTTGCGACGGGACGCGGCGGCGAATACACCTATCACGGACCCGGTCAGCGCGTCGCCTACGTCATGCTCGACCTGAAGCGCCGGCGCCAGGATGTGCGCGCCTTCGTCGCCGCCCTCGAGGAGGTCGTCATTCGCACGCTCGACATGATGAACGTGCGCGGCGAACGCCGCGAGGATCGTGTCGGCGTCTGGGTGCGCCGGCCGGAAAAACCACCGCTGCCCAACGGAGCCATGGCTGAAGACAAGATCGCCGCCCTCGGCATCCGCTTGCGCAAATGGGTGACCTTCCACGGCCTGTCGCTGAATGTCGATCCGGACCTCGAGCATTTCGGCGGCATCGTGCCCTGCGGGATATCGGCCTATGGCGTGACCAGCCTGGTCGACCTCGGCCTGCCCGTCATGATGGCGGATGTCGATATCAGGCTACGCGCCGCTTTTGAGACGGTTTTTGGCGAGACCGTGAACGAGCCCTGA
- a CDS encoding peptide deformylase — translation MPVRPILRYPHPGLKTVCAPVTAFDASLATLADDLLATMRAAPGVGITAAHIGVFLRVTVLELDRADGVRLYVNPVITWRSQETMIHAEGSVSMPGATDDVTRPRAIRFRYQDVDGKIHDESADDFLAICIQHEVDQLDGIFWLQRLSRLKRDRLVKKWEKARG, via the coding sequence ATGCCCGTCCGCCCAATCCTGCGCTATCCGCATCCGGGCCTGAAGACCGTCTGCGCGCCGGTCACGGCCTTCGATGCATCGCTGGCCACGCTGGCCGACGACCTGCTGGCGACGATGCGCGCAGCCCCCGGCGTCGGCATCACCGCCGCCCATATCGGCGTCTTCCTTCGTGTGACGGTGCTCGAGCTGGACCGGGCCGACGGCGTTCGCCTCTATGTCAATCCCGTGATCACCTGGCGGTCGCAGGAGACGATGATCCACGCCGAGGGCAGTGTCTCCATGCCCGGCGCGACCGACGACGTCACGCGCCCGCGGGCGATCCGCTTCCGCTACCAGGATGTAGACGGCAAGATCCACGACGAGTCCGCCGACGACTTCCTCGCCATTTGCATCCAGCACGAGGTCGACCAGCTCGACGGCATCTTCTGGCTGCAGCGGCTTTCGCGGCTGAAGCGCGACCGCCTCGTCAAAAAATGGGAGAAAGCCCGAGGCTGA
- the mgtE gene encoding magnesium transporter: MTTSDTDDRIRRRDDEEADIYDEDGNVRGDFLALVGAAIADRDTLFLRQNVARLHESEIGDLLESIQPDQRLALVRLLGEDFDMTALTEVDEAIRREIVDQMPNEQIAAAIGDLDSDDAVYILEDLDKEDREEILAQLPFTERVRLRRALDYPESSAGRRMQTEFVAVPPFWTVGQTIDYMRDEENLPYSFSQIFVIDPTFKLLGAVDLDQILRTKRQTKIEQIMRETNHPIPAEMDQEEAAQLFEQYDLLSAAVVDENDRLVGVLTIDDVVDVIHEEADEDIKRLGGVGDEELSDNVISTARSRFLWLLINLATAMLSASVIGLFDASIEKMIALAVLMPIVASMGGNAGTQTMTVTVRALATRDLDIYNAGRIIRREAGVGILNGVIFATIMGAIAGSWFHDYQLGGVIAAAMIINLMAAALAGILLPLLLDKMGADPAIASSVFVTTVTDCTGFFAFLGIATWWFGI; the protein is encoded by the coding sequence ATGACGACGAGCGATACGGACGACCGCATTCGCCGGCGCGATGACGAGGAAGCGGATATTTACGACGAGGACGGCAATGTCCGCGGCGATTTCCTGGCCCTCGTCGGCGCCGCGATCGCCGATCGCGATACGCTGTTCCTGCGCCAGAATGTCGCCCGCCTGCATGAATCCGAAATAGGCGATCTGCTGGAATCGATCCAGCCGGATCAGCGTCTGGCGCTGGTGCGCCTGCTCGGCGAAGATTTCGACATGACGGCGCTGACCGAGGTCGACGAGGCGATCCGCCGCGAGATCGTCGACCAGATGCCGAACGAGCAGATTGCCGCCGCGATCGGCGATCTCGACTCGGACGATGCGGTCTACATTCTCGAAGATCTCGACAAGGAAGACCGGGAAGAGATCCTTGCGCAGCTGCCATTCACCGAGCGGGTGCGGCTGCGCCGGGCACTCGACTATCCCGAAAGTTCGGCCGGGCGCCGCATGCAGACGGAATTCGTCGCCGTGCCGCCGTTCTGGACGGTCGGCCAGACGATCGACTACATGCGCGACGAGGAGAATCTGCCCTATTCCTTCTCGCAGATCTTCGTCATCGATCCGACCTTCAAGCTGCTCGGCGCCGTCGATCTCGATCAGATCCTGCGCACCAAGCGGCAGACGAAGATCGAGCAGATCATGCGCGAAACCAACCATCCGATTCCGGCCGAGATGGACCAGGAAGAGGCCGCCCAGCTCTTCGAACAGTACGACCTTCTGTCGGCCGCCGTCGTCGACGAAAACGACCGGCTGGTCGGCGTGCTGACCATCGACGACGTCGTCGACGTCATCCACGAAGAAGCGGACGAGGACATCAAGCGCCTCGGCGGCGTCGGCGACGAAGAGCTGTCGGACAATGTGATTTCGACCGCGCGCTCGCGCTTCCTCTGGCTGCTGATCAACCTTGCCACGGCGATGCTGTCGGCGAGCGTCATCGGCCTGTTCGACGCTTCGATTGAGAAGATGATAGCGCTTGCGGTGCTGATGCCGATCGTCGCCTCGATGGGCGGCAATGCCGGCACGCAGACGATGACTGTGACGGTGCGCGCGCTCGCCACCCGCGATCTCGACATCTACAATGCCGGCCGCATCATCCGCAGAGAGGCAGGCGTCGGCATTCTCAATGGCGTCATCTTCGCGACGATCATGGGCGCGATCGCCGGCTCCTGGTTCCACGACTACCAGCTCGGCGGGGTGATCGCGGCGGCGATGATCATCAATCTGATGGCGGCAGCCCTTGCCGGCATCCTGTTGCCGCTGCTGCTCGACAAGATGGGGGCTGATCCGGCCATCGCCTCCTCGGTCTTCGTCACCACGGTGACCGACTGTACCGGTTTCTTCGCCTTTCTCGGCATCGCGACTTGGTGGTTCGGCATTTGA
- a CDS encoding BON domain-containing protein, producing the protein MARIGDKPPISREAPELSREEDYRDLEERNLDDGWPYADGTAAGDPANRPYGETKANFDSDPNRGFRIDGTDKNGNENRLKDSLRAGTIDRDDSDELEARVNDNLENIPEVDINSIEVHADGHVITLEGSVETIGIARKVELGALSVDGVHHVRNRLQLTGVDAHIPNED; encoded by the coding sequence ATGGCAAGGATCGGTGACAAGCCCCCGATTTCACGCGAGGCCCCGGAGCTTTCCCGTGAAGAAGATTATCGCGACCTCGAAGAACGCAATCTCGACGATGGCTGGCCCTACGCTGACGGCACCGCTGCCGGCGATCCAGCCAACCGCCCTTACGGCGAGACCAAGGCAAATTTCGACAGCGACCCCAACCGGGGATTTCGCATCGATGGCACGGATAAGAACGGCAACGAGAACCGCCTGAAGGATTCGCTGCGCGCCGGCACGATCGATCGCGACGACAGCGACGAGCTCGAGGCGCGGGTAAACGACAATCTCGAAAACATTCCGGAAGTCGACATCAACAGCATCGAGGTCCATGCCGATGGCCATGTCATAACCCTGGAAGGTTCGGTGGAGACGATCGGCATTGCCCGCAAGGTCGAGCTCGGCGCGCTTTCTGTCGACGGCGTCCATCATGTCCGCAACAGGCTGCAGCTGACCGGCGTCGACGCCCATATCCCCAACGAAGACTGA
- a CDS encoding methyltransferase family protein, translating to MKTKNAASGSFLDIYFVLDIIEKVLVVYLFVAIVLRILPQAHGDRAIIDCLLLVSEGAAAFLILTRRPTRSASLRVYDWTVTAIGTLFPLLVSPTTTEPLAPLWLCGMVMCLGFILQISAKLVLRRSFGLVPANRGVKIGGPYRFVRHPMYAGYLMTHVSFFLANPSVLNFAIYATALAAQCLRLLAEERLLKEDPAYRAFMATTRYRLVPFVF from the coding sequence ATGAAGACAAAAAACGCGGCAAGCGGGTCGTTCCTCGACATCTATTTCGTCCTCGACATCATCGAGAAGGTTCTCGTCGTTTATCTTTTTGTCGCGATTGTGCTGCGCATCCTGCCGCAGGCTCACGGTGACAGAGCGATTATCGATTGCCTGCTGCTCGTCTCGGAAGGTGCTGCCGCCTTTCTGATCCTGACCCGCCGACCGACGAGGAGTGCGTCGCTGCGGGTCTATGACTGGACTGTCACCGCCATAGGAACGCTCTTCCCGCTGCTCGTCTCGCCAACGACGACGGAGCCGCTTGCGCCGCTTTGGCTGTGTGGAATGGTGATGTGTCTCGGCTTTATCCTGCAAATCTCCGCAAAGCTGGTATTGCGGCGAAGCTTCGGTCTGGTGCCGGCCAATCGCGGCGTCAAGATTGGCGGTCCCTACCGGTTTGTCCGCCACCCGATGTATGCGGGCTATTTGATGACGCATGTCAGTTTCTTCCTGGCCAATCCGTCGGTCTTGAATTTCGCCATTTATGCGACGGCGCTTGCCGCGCAATGTCTGCGGCTGCTGGCGGAGGAACGGCTGCTCAAGGAGGATCCCGCCTACAGGGCCTTCATGGCCACGACGCGTTACCGGCTCGTTCCATTCGTGTTCTAA